AATTCTGGTCGCAGCAGTGGCATTGCTGGCCTTTCTGGCCGTCCCGGCCGGGGCGGGCAGGGTGCTCAGCAAATCCAAGGGGCAGAAGGTGTATGTGCCCGTGTATTCCCACGTCTATCAGGGCATAAAGGGCAAGCCCTACAATCTTTCGGCCCTGCTTAGTCTGCGCAATGTGGATGAAACCCGAAGCCTGATCGTGGTTTCGGTCAAGTATTACGGGGACCACGGTCAGCTCATCAAGGAATATCTGGACAAGCCCGTGACCGTGCCGCCGCTGGGCACGACTGAAGTGCATGTGGCGGAACGGGATACCGAGGGCGGTTCCGGTGCGAATTTCGTGGTGCAGTGGAAGGCCGGAGAAAGCATTCCCACGCCGATAATACAGGCCGTGATGATCGGCACGGCCTCGACGCAGGGCATTTCCTTCGTGTGCGACGGGGTTGTGGTGGAGGAGGAATGATCCTCATGTCCGGTCCTGCTGTCGGGTTGCGCATTGAAGCCCGGCTCCGGGCGTGGTAGAACCCGCTCTGGTTGCCTTGGACCTTGTAACGGGTTGATCGCCATGAAGAAAGTGGACTTCGCGCGGTTCGATGCGCTTCTGGCGCGACCGGACGTGCTTTCCGGAGTGTTCGACGAACTTCCCTTCGGGGTGGCCCTGCTCGACGAGCGGGGCGCCGTGGTGCGCGTGAACAGCGCCTATGAAACCCTGACCGGAGTGGACCGGACCCGGATCGCGGGGCTCGGCTGTCTGCACGCCCTGCGCTGCGATTTCTGCGTCAAGGGATGTCCCGTGGCCGCCGGACTGGGCGAGTTCGATCCCGTGAGCGTGGATGCCAACATCATCAACCGCGAGCGGCGCAAGGTGGCGGTACGCGTGACCGTGGCTCCGCTCATGGACGAAAACGGCGTGCGCGTGGGCACGGTGGAGACCGTGACTTCCGCCAGTCAGGCCGCGCCGGACGAACCCGGGGGCGGCAGCTACGCCCTTGGCGGACTCGTGGGCAAGAGTCCGGGCATCCAGAAACTCTTCAACATGGTCCCCAGTGTTGCCCAGACCGATTCCTCGGTGCTCATCACCGGAGAGACCGGCACGGGCAAGGACATTCTGGCCGAGGAGATTCACAAGGCCTCGGACAGGGCCGGAGGTCCGTTCATCAAGGTCAACTGCGGGGCCCTGCCCGACACGCTCATGGAGTCCGAGCTGTTCGGCCATGCCAAGGGCGCATTCACCGGCGCTGACCAGAACAAGCCGGGGCGATTCCGTCTGGCCCACGGCGGCACCCTGTTCCTGACCGAGATCGGGGATCTGCCCATCAACCTTCAGGTCAAGCTCCTCTCCTTTCTGGATGACAAGGTCATCTATCCTCTCGGTTCCACAAAGGGCTTTCATGCGGACGTGCGCGTGATCGTGGCCACGCACCGCGATCTGGAACAGATGGTGGCGCAGGGCCGGTTTCGTCAGGACCTGCTGTACCGGCTCAACGTGATCCGGTTTCATCTGCCGCCCCTGCGCGAACGCGGGGAGGATGTGTTTCTGCTCATGGATCATTTCCTGAAGATGTTTCAGGCCCGGTTTAACAAGCGCATCGAGGGATTCTCCGAGGCCGCCCTGGCCCTGCTGCATACCTATGCCTACCCCGGCAACGTGCGCGAATTGCGGAACGTCATCGAGTATGCCGTGAACTTCTGCGACGGCAAGCGCGTTCGCATGCGCCACCTTCCCGCCTATCTTTCCCACGTTCCGACCCGGTCCGAGCACGAGGCCGAACCGCTGCTGCACGCGCATCCCGAGGCCATGCCCGCCATGCAGTCCGCTCCGGCCGTGGACCCGGGCGAGGCGCGCAACTGGGAGGACGTGGAGCGGCGCATGATCATGAACGCCCTGATCAAGGCCGGAGGCAAGCGCATTCGCGCTGCGGAAATCCTCGGCTGGGGCCGCAGCACCTTGTGGCGCAAGATGAAACAGTACGGCATCAGGTAGGACCACCATGGAAAAGATACTGATTCCCCTTCTGGAAAACGATGTGGCCCCCAGATTCGATCTGGCCACGGACGTGCTCGTGGTCACGGTCGTCCGCCTCGATTCCGGCGAGGTCGCCGAACGCGGGGAAAAGGTCGTGGTTCTGGATCAGGCCTCGCCCGAGGCCGTGTGCCGTCTGGTCATCACGGAGAGCGTGGGCGCGGTTCTGTGTGCGGGCATAGAAGAGGAATACTATGATTTCCTCAAATGGAAGGGCGTGACCGTGGTGGACGACGTCTGCGGCAGCGTGGACGCCGTGCTGAATTCCTACCTCTCGGGCGAACTTTCACAAGGCGAAATTCTCTACTGAAATCCTCCCGGAATTTTGTTTCTTTCTGTTTCAAAATGAATCAATAACTGTTTCATGTATTGATTCATTTTGTTTCATTTTGTTCGTTCGCGCAAAATGTCACAAGCGGGAAGATTTTTCTATAAGCATAATATAATTCGTTCTTTTCAACATGGCACAGTCATTGCCCTAGAACAGTGTCGGCTCGGGGAGAGCCGGTAAACTGAAAGGATCGATCTGGGTGATGAAAGTACTGATTGTTGATGCTGATACGGATTTCGGAGATCATCTGGCCCGGCAATTGGCAAAGCGGGGTGTCGAGGTTTTCAGGGCCCGTCGTGAAGACGAAGTCCGCGACACCGCCTGCCGGGAGAAGGTGCACGCCGTGCTGCTCGGGCTCTACGGCCGGGACCGCGCCCTTCTTTCCATTCTCCGTGCGGTCAAGGCCGCATGTCCCCAGTCCCAATTCATCCTCATCAATCACGCTGCGGACGTTCCCCTTTCCATTGAAGCCATGAAGCTCGGCGCTTTCGACGAAATCGCCGCGCCCGTGGACATGGAGGAACTGCTCGTGAAGCTTCATTCGGCCCGGTCCGCCGCAGAGCAAGGCGGCGGAGAGGCCGACGCCTGGTCCCAACCAAAGCAGGAAGGAGAGGTATGAAAGTCAAAGAGTTGATGATCCCGGTCGCCGAGTACGTCACGGTCGGCCAGGATGCGACGTTGTCCGACGTCTTCCGGACTCTTGAGGAAGACCATCAGGCCAAGCCCGACAAAAGCCATGCCCACAGGGACGTCCTCGTGCTGGACGCGCAGGGCGGCTTTCTCGGCAAGTTGACCATGACGGACATTCTCCGTTCCCTGGAACCCAACTACAAGAAACTGATGAACGGAGACGCCGCTGACGCCACCCTCACCAGCGAATACGTGGCCGGTGTTTTTCGGGATTTCGGTCTGTGGACCGATACGCTCCAGTCCCTGTGCGGGCAGGCCATGGACGTTCCGGCCGTGGAAGCCATGCACAGACCCGCGGAGTCGGAATTCATGGAAGAGGACGATGACCTCGAAATCGCGGTGCACAAGTACATCATGGGCGGGCACCAGCCACTGCTGGTCCGCCGGGATGGAAAGGTCACGGGCGTGATCCGCCTGAGCGACATCTTCGAGGAAGTCAGGTCCCGAATGACGACCTGCAAACAGTAACGTGGATTTTATCCAAGACCGGAGGACGGAATAATGGGTGCGGCACAAGCCACTGCAACTTCGTTTGATTGGAAGCGCCTGCTGTTCATGCTGCTGGGCGTGGCCCTGTTTGTCATTGTCTACTATTGTCCGCCATGGCCCGACGCCATTGATCCCCAGGGGCAGCACTTTGCGCTGTCCACGGAGGCCAAGGGCGCGCTGGCCGTGTTCCTGCTCGCAGGCACATGGTGGGTTTTCGAGGTGGTGCCCATCGGCGTCACCAGCCTCATGATCGGCATCCTGCAGGTCATGTTCATGATCCGGCCCGCAAAGGTCGCGTTCAAGGATTTCATGGACCCCTCGGTCCTGTTCATCTTCGCCTCCATCATGATCGGTCTGGTCTTCACCAAGACCGGCCTGACCAAGCGGCTGGCCTACAAGATGCTCGACGTGGTGGGTGAGCGGACCAGCATGATCTATCTCGGCGTGTTCGTGGTCACGGGCCTGCTGACCCACATCATGGCCCACACGGCCGTGGCCGCCACAATTTATCCGCTGCTGCTTGCCATCTACGGCCTGTACGGCGAGGGCAAGAAGCCCACCAAGTTCGGCAAGGGCCTCTTCATTGGCATGGCCTACGTGGCGGGCGCAGGCTCCATCGTGACCCTGCTCGGCGCGGCGCGCGGCGCCGTGGCATTGGGCTTCTTCTCCGAAATCGTGCACCGCGACGTGGGCTTTTTCGAGCTGACCTACTACATGGCTCCCATCGGCTGGATCATGATCTTCCTGCTCTGGGGTTTCTTCATGATCTTCCTGAAGCCGGAAAAGGATCGCATCCCGGGCCTGCGCGAAAAGGCCCGCGAGCTGAACGCCAAGATGGGCTCCCTGACCCGCGACGAGATCATGGCCGCCATCATCGTGGGTGTCGTGA
Above is a window of Pseudodesulfovibrio tunisiensis DNA encoding:
- a CDS encoding DUF3124 domain-containing protein, with the protein product MRGRFGILVAAVALLAFLAVPAGAGRVLSKSKGQKVYVPVYSHVYQGIKGKPYNLSALLSLRNVDETRSLIVVSVKYYGDHGQLIKEYLDKPVTVPPLGTTEVHVAERDTEGGSGANFVVQWKAGESIPTPIIQAVMIGTASTQGISFVCDGVVVEEE
- a CDS encoding sigma-54 interaction domain-containing protein — its product is MKKVDFARFDALLARPDVLSGVFDELPFGVALLDERGAVVRVNSAYETLTGVDRTRIAGLGCLHALRCDFCVKGCPVAAGLGEFDPVSVDANIINRERRKVAVRVTVAPLMDENGVRVGTVETVTSASQAAPDEPGGGSYALGGLVGKSPGIQKLFNMVPSVAQTDSSVLITGETGTGKDILAEEIHKASDRAGGPFIKVNCGALPDTLMESELFGHAKGAFTGADQNKPGRFRLAHGGTLFLTEIGDLPINLQVKLLSFLDDKVIYPLGSTKGFHADVRVIVATHRDLEQMVAQGRFRQDLLYRLNVIRFHLPPLRERGEDVFLLMDHFLKMFQARFNKRIEGFSEAALALLHTYAYPGNVRELRNVIEYAVNFCDGKRVRMRHLPAYLSHVPTRSEHEAEPLLHAHPEAMPAMQSAPAVDPGEARNWEDVERRMIMNALIKAGGKRIRAAEILGWGRSTLWRKMKQYGIR
- a CDS encoding NifB/NifX family molybdenum-iron cluster-binding protein, with product MEKILIPLLENDVAPRFDLATDVLVVTVVRLDSGEVAERGEKVVVLDQASPEAVCRLVITESVGAVLCAGIEEEYYDFLKWKGVTVVDDVCGSVDAVLNSYLSGELSQGEILY
- a CDS encoding response regulator, whose protein sequence is MKVLIVDADTDFGDHLARQLAKRGVEVFRARREDEVRDTACREKVHAVLLGLYGRDRALLSILRAVKAACPQSQFILINHAADVPLSIEAMKLGAFDEIAAPVDMEELLVKLHSARSAAEQGGGEADAWSQPKQEGEV
- a CDS encoding CBS domain-containing protein; amino-acid sequence: MKVKELMIPVAEYVTVGQDATLSDVFRTLEEDHQAKPDKSHAHRDVLVLDAQGGFLGKLTMTDILRSLEPNYKKLMNGDAADATLTSEYVAGVFRDFGLWTDTLQSLCGQAMDVPAVEAMHRPAESEFMEEDDDLEIAVHKYIMGGHQPLLVRRDGKVTGVIRLSDIFEEVRSRMTTCKQ
- a CDS encoding SLC13 family permease, with product MGAAQATATSFDWKRLLFMLLGVALFVIVYYCPPWPDAIDPQGQHFALSTEAKGALAVFLLAGTWWVFEVVPIGVTSLMIGILQVMFMIRPAKVAFKDFMDPSVLFIFASIMIGLVFTKTGLTKRLAYKMLDVVGERTSMIYLGVFVVTGLLTHIMAHTAVAATIYPLLLAIYGLYGEGKKPTKFGKGLFIGMAYVAGAGSIVTLLGAARGAVALGFFSEIVHRDVGFFELTYYMAPIGWIMIFLLWGFFMIFLKPEKDRIPGLREKARELNAKMGSLTRDEIMAAIIVGVVITIMSLRAFIPALKAVDKTAIILCSSVLFFVFKILNLKDLEEIPWNIILLFAGAMSIGFCLWETGAAKWMAVNWLVMFQNANWFVFVLSIAFFVMIMTNFIMNVAAIAISLPVALVIAPYLGVAPEVILYASLVVAGMPFLLLVGAAPNAIAYDSGQFSTGEFFGYGVPASIMLMVVVGIACLVIWPIMGMPVTLPVGG